CGGGATAAGAAAGATAGTCAGAGAAGCCATAAAAACGTCAGATGGCTTTTATGAAAAACCGGCGGCGAAGAAGAACCACCACGCCTACTATGGAGGACTTGCCCACCACACCCTCGAGGTTGTGGAGATAGCAGCCGGAATTACAGACTCGCTGCCCGGAATTGATATCGACAGGGACATCGTCATCGCCGGAGCGCTCATTCACGATATAGGAAAGGCAGATACATTTGAGAAGTCAGGCATCTCATATAAGCCATGCCCCGCATATTCACTGATCGGGCATATCAGCCCCGCAATAGAGAGAATATCAAAATTCAGGACGTACACAGATGAAGACGCATTTTACCATCTCCTGCATATAATCCAGTCACATCACGGCACATACGGAGATGTACTGCCGCAGAGCACCGAGGCGTGGACTGTCCACCATGCCGACAATATCAGTGCCATGTTAAATGAGGTCAGTTCAACGCTCAAAGATATTAAAGAGGGTGAATTCGGGTGGTGCAAGCCTGTGAATTCAAACCTCTACAGATTTCATAAAAAAAGAGATTCAGTTACAGGGAGAACAATAAAACCGGACGATAAGAGTCC
The sequence above is a segment of the Methanoplanus limicola DSM 2279 genome. Coding sequences within it:
- a CDS encoding 3'-5' exoribonuclease YhaM family protein yields the protein MKNIYIEEITVGQKIDSLFLIENPSIKSKTGGLFITCTISDRTGTRDCKIWGNRGSSEEEIERYYELIVEGNIYRIAGEVREYNGAMEIHVNSGIEFLAYTENENNLNIRDYIYSPVDPDETKKKLEKHISGIKDSGIRKIVREAIKTSDGFYEKPAAKKNHHAYYGGLAHHTLEVVEIAAGITDSLPGIDIDRDIVIAGALIHDIGKADTFEKSGISYKPCPAYSLIGHISPAIERISKFRTYTDEDAFYHLLHIIQSHHGTYGDVLPQSTEAWTVHHADNISAMLNEVSSTLKDIKEGEFGWCKPVNSNLYRFHKKRDSVTGRTIKPDDKSPAHNKEEPDDNKPNKGQSSLF